A segment of the Desulfitobacterium dehalogenans ATCC 51507 genome:
ATGGGGCTCGATTATATCCACTGATTCCATAAACAGAACTTCCTCGGTGCCATCCTTTAAATAAGCATTTGCCTCACACATTGCCAAGCCCTCCTTTCAATAAACATACCTTAAAATGTCTTGAAACCCTATCCTTTAAAGCTGTGTATCTTGATGCCAAAAGGTTGCCAAAAAGCCATGGAGATACCATTGTAACGGCAAGACCTCCATGGCCTTTATTAATCCATTCCTTTACCATGGTTATTCTCCATTCATTGAAAATTTCCTTCTTTATTTTTACATGTTTCGATTACAATTCGGGAAGTTTAATAGATGTATTTAAGAAGTCTTTTGGAGGTGTAATTTTTATGCCAATGATTCATTTTGATGGTCCTGTACTTACTATGGATCAAAAGCGAAGCCTAATTCATGGAATATCGCAAGCGGCTTCTCAAGCAACAGGATTGCCAATGGCCTCCTTCACTGTTGTTCTTGATGAGCATGAGTACAGTAATTTTGGTATCGGGGGAGAAGTATTGGTAGAATCAAATTTTTGGAATAAGGTTAAAGAGATCAAAGACTAAGAAGAGTTTTTTAACCTCGCACGGGCTATAAAGCTAGCGGAAATCCCGCTAGCTTTATTTTGCTATTGAAAAAATCTTGCTTTTAGAGGATGATTAATAAAATGATCGAGTATTGAAAAAGTGGGTGAGATTATGGAGAAGATGGAAGAAATTTTGCTTGAACGAAATTGGCGGGAATTAGAAGAGTTAGTTCTTGTAGGTAATAAAAAAGCAACCCGCAGTTTAGTGAACAGGATTTACATAAAGGATGGACTGGGGTTTTGGCGTGCAGTAGAAGCACTGGGGGTGGCCGCTGCTTTAGAGGAGAAACAGAAGAAAGATTCTTCTGTGGAGTTGGTACGTCGCTATTTTTGGTCTTTAAATGAGGAATCCGGTGGCAACGCTTGGAATGCATCCGAGGCCATCGGCAGTATCATGGCTCATAACCCCAAGGAGTGTGGCCACTTCAACTGGATGTATGCTAATCTTTTGGAAGATGAAAGCTTACAGGAAGGAGTTCTTTGGGGATTGCTTAATCTATCCATCAATGCTCCTGAAGTGGTGGATCCTTTGGTAGAGAGGGTGTATCCATTTCTCAAAGCCCAGGATGTCAGCCAAAGGGGGTTAGCGGTCTGGATTTTTACTTTGATGAAAGCCTATCCCTTAGCCGAGGAACGATGGGAGATTGGGGAAGAATTACACAAGGTGCTTGTTCAGGATAAAGAGGTGGCTGAAATCTACCTGGAGGGAAACTATTACCATTTTTCAATCTCTGAGTTATTAGGAAAAGAGATTCTTACCTTCCATGCCAGAGAATATGAACAAGAAGACTTTACCTGGAATATCAGTGTGGCTAGCTCTCAGAAAGGCCTTTGTTGGGTAGGTTTAGGAACTCCGGAAAAAGAAGAAGCGGAAATAAGGTCCTGGGCACAGAAACGTGCACCTAAAGCATTGATTATTCCCCGAGCCTTGCCTAATCAAAAAATTATGGAGCAATTGGAAGAGTATTTTTCGGGTGACCGGCAAGAATTTGCTCTTCCCTTAGACCCTAGAGGAACTGATTTTCAACTTAAAGTATGGGAAGAGCTGCGCAGAATACCCTATGGAGAAACCTGCAGTTATGGTGAGATTGCTCAGAATGTTGGCAACCCTAAAGGACCACGGGCCGTAGGCTTGGCAAATAATAAGAATCCCATGGCCATCATTACGCCTTGTCATCGGGTGGTGGGCAAAAAGGGAGATTTGGTGGGTTATGCCAGTGGCCTTGATTATAAGGTGCGACTTCTAAACTGGGAAGCAGCCCATCGCCACAAATAGAGTACTATAGGGGGGCAGCCCCAAAAAGAATATTGGAGGTAATGAATTGAGCGAGAAGAAAATGTTTCAAGGTTTAGCCCATATTGGGATCAAGTCGATGAATATGGATCAGGCCGCAGCCTTTTATTCTGAGGTGCTTGGCTTTGAACTCCTTGAGCGGATTAAACCAGGGGATGTAGAGCTTATTTTCATGAAATGCGGGGAAACTGTTGTTGAACTGATTGAAATTAATGACCAAAAGAAATTTGAAGATGGAGTGGTTAATCACCTGGCTCTACGAGTAGAGGATATATTTCAGGCAGTGGCTTGGTTGAAGGAACACCATGTGGAATGTATTAACGCAGAACCTCGTGAGATGGAGGGAGGACGCTATAATTTTTTCTTTAGAGGCCCCTCTGGAGAGAAACTGGAGCTATTTCAGGAATAATCAAAAGGTCGACTAAGGAAATAGGAGGCAATACCAAGTTGAATCGCGGTAGGGAAGAAAAACTAAATTTTAATTGGCAAAATGGAGATAAACGTTATTACACTTTAAATCAACATTTGCGCGATGTTTTCGGAGATAAGGTGTTTAAAGTATCCCTTGATGCGGGGTTTACATGTCCCAATCGGGATGGACGAGTAGGGCGAGGAGGCTGTATTTATTGCAGTGCGAGAGGTTCAGGAGACTTTGCCGGTCAGGCAGAGAAATCTATTCATGAGCAATTCTGTGAAATTAAGCAAGTCATGAGCCGAAAATGGTCCGGAGCCAAATATCTAGCCTATTTCCAAGCTTATACCAATACCTATGCTCCCCTGAAGCGTTTGCAGGAAGTCTATGAGCAAGCCTTGGCGGAGGAGGGAGTGGTAGGCCTGTCCATTGCCACTCGTCCGGATTGTCTACCGGCCGAGGTGCTGGACTATCTAGAAGAGCTCAATCAACGAACGTATCTCTGGGTGGAGTTAGGCCTGCAAAGCATTCATGACCGGACCATGGAATGGGTGGGGAGAGGACACACTTTTGAGGATTTTCTTCAAGGCTTAGATAAGCTCCGCCAAAGAAAGATAAGAGTCTGTGCTCATTTGATTTATGGGCTGCCGGGGGAAACCCTTGAGGATATGCTTAGCTCAGCTCAAACCTTAGCCAAACTCGATGTGCAGGGACTTAAACTGCATCTTTTGCATGTGTTAAGGGGGACACCCCTGGCTAAAATTTATGAGGAGAACCCTTTTCCTTTGCTTTCACAGGATGAGTATGTCCATCTAATTTGCGATACTCTGGAAAGATTGCCCGCTCAGATGGTCATTCACCGCTTGACCGGGGATGCTCCCCGAAAGGATTTGATAGCACCCCTTTGGAGTCTTAAAAAATGGGAAATTCTTAATGCTATCGACCAGGAACTGGAGAGTAGGGGAACATGGCAAGGGAAAAAGAGAGATAATAAAAACGGCTAACACCATTTCAATAATAAAGAGGAGCTAGCCGTAAATATAGTTTAGGGAGAAACTTTTGACTTTGGATGAGTGTATTAACCTTTCTCGAATGATCTGGAATGACTCGCTACGCATTGATAGTACCGGTTCAGATTGGACGCATTTTTATTCTGTTGAGGAGGAGTTTTAAGGGTAGGAGCTAAGGAAAGATAGCGTTTAAGGCTGTTGGTGTGAGTCTGGAGGATGGCCTGATAGACTGGGTCAGAGGTTAGTTTTTGTGATTTCATACCGATTCCTCCCTATATAATTTATTGGGGTTTATCATTCACTCAGAGTGAAACGACCTCATAAGATAGTTAATGATTAGGATAATGCACAACCTTACCTTCCCAGGTTCTTATTACCGCTTCATCATCGTTAAGGGAAATAAGGTACTGTGGTAGGATGGGGGTTTTGCCACCGCCTCCCGGGGCATTAATAATATAAGTTGGAATGGCCAAACCGGAGGTGTAGCCGCGTAAGTTTTCCATTATCTTTAACCCGTCTTGAATACGGGGAATAAAGTGGCTCGTGCCCTTAACATTTTTGGCATGGAAGATGTAGTAGGGACGAACGCGAATTTTCAGTAGCTCTTGGTTAAGGCGCTTCATAATCTCCGGTCGGTCATTGATTCCTTTGAGAAGAACTGCTTGGTTACCCAAGATAACTCCCGCTTTAATCAAGCGATCGGCAGCTTTCTTGGTCTCCTCGGTCACCTCTTTGGGATGATTGAATTGAGTATTGATATAAAGGGGTGGGTATTTTTCAAGAACAGCACAGAGCTCATCAGTAATGCGCATGGGCAGAGTGACAGGGACCCGGGTGCCAATGCGTTTGATTTCCACATGTTTAATTTCGTGCAATTCTCCTAATAGCCAATCCAGCATTTGATCACTGAGGAGGAGTGCATCGCCACCGGTGACCAGCACGTCCCGGATCTCTGGATTGGAGCGTACATAATCTAAAGCCGCCTCCAGATTAGCACGGGTTTCATGGAGGTCAATTTCCCCGATATTCCGCCGGCGTTGGCAGTGCCTGCAATACATAGCACACAGATTGGTTACATTAATTATGAGACGATCTGGGTAACGACGAGTGATACTCGGAGCAGGGGATGTATACTCTTCTCCCATAGGATCGACTTCCCCGGAATCATCGAGGATCTCTTCCATAGAGGGGAGACTTTGTAGACGGATGGGATCCCGAGGATCATCTTTATCGATAAGGCTTAAATAATAGGGTGAAACTGCCCAGCGATAGATTTTACCCACCTCGTCGATTTCATGTCTTTGCTTCGGGGTCAGGGGAAGCAGGGTACTCAAGTTCTCAGCATCCTGAATACGGTTCTTAAGCTGCCACTTCCAATCCTGCCAATGCTCCAGGCCGGCATCTAACTGATCCAGTATAAAGTCTCGGTTTTCATTATATTCTTCGCTTAAAGCGAGACCGCAGGGAATCGTTTCCTTGCACTTGTTGTAAGATTGAGCCTTTTGTTTTAATTCCAAAGCCCTTGCTTGTGAAGCCTGTCTTGGGTTAGGGGGGAGAAATTCTACTGCCATAATGATTGCCCTCCTCTATTTGCGAATATAAAAGAATAAGTCCTTAGAACAAAAAAGAACCGTCACGGTTCCCAAGAAAAGCTTACTACATAAGCAGGTGTTTACGCCCATATGTGTCTCAATGCTTACGAGGTTAGCTGACGGGTTCGAGCTGAAACATGCTCTACGTTTGAAACGATTCACCCCTAAATTGGTTCCCCCGTTTTCCTCTTGGGAAATTAAGCCCATATAAAGTTGCATAACTAACAACTTAATAGTATCATGTGGGTTGGTAGTAGTCAATTGTATTTTTTGTACACAATTTTTGCACCATATGTTTATGTTATCTAGAGTTAATTTGTAAGGAATTATAGTTTATTATTTCATGTAGTTAAAAAAATTATTATAAATAGATCAAGGAGAGGAACCCGATGGAATATAATGCACGTTATCAAGAAATTGCGATAGATATTGCTCATTCTATCGTTATGGGAGAGTACCGCGAAGGGGAAAAAATACATGGACGCTCGACTTTAGCGGGTCGTTATAATGTATCTCCGGAGACCATCCGGCGCTCTATTGCTATCCTCCAAACCATGGGTGTAGTCATGGTAAGTCAAGGGGTAGGGATTACGGTGATCTCCAAAAGCATGGCGGAAAAGTTTATGAGAGGTTTTGATCAGAAAGCAGAGATTCAGGTCTATTTTGATGAGTTGAAGAAATTAATGGAGCAGAGGCGTGAGATTGATCAAAAAATTGACGCACATCTCACAAAAATTGTAAACTATACGGATCGCTTGGCAAGCCGCTGGATGGATGTAGCCGAAATTGAAATCGCCAAAGGTTCCGGTGCCAAAGGGAAAACCTTAAGCGATTTAAAATTGAGGGAAAAAACCGGTTTGACGGTCGTGGCTGTAGTTAGAGAGGGTATTGAACAATTTTCTCCAGGGGCTGAGTTTGTTCTGGACGATGGAGATATCCTGCTGGTGGTAGGATCTGAACAAGGTAAAGAAAAACTTCAGGAAATCCTTCGCTAGAATACAGGAAGTGACCGTCCATCTGTCGAAACACTCTATGAATTCTAGAGGACATGAGGGATGATAGATGATCTTTCAAAGCTTAGTTATACTTGGCGTGGAATTAATGCTGGTCTTAGTAACAAGCCAGATGAAGCTGTTAATTCCATTTTTAATAGGCAACACACTTTTTCTTTTGTATCATCTAAATCTTGAATATAAAAAAGCTGCGCGGCAAGCTACAGAGCGGAATGCGGAACTAAGCTTCAAAATAGCTAACCAGACTCTTCCTTATTTACGCCGAGGGCTTAATGAGCAAAATGCAGAATACATCGCCAAAATCATTCAAGAGATCGGGCAGGTCGCAGCTGTTTCGATCACGGACCGTGAAAAGCAACTAGCCTATTTAGGTGTGGGATGTGATCAGCATCATCCGGGAGATAAAATTCTTACCCGGGCGACACGAGATGTGATCCAATCCGGAGTTTATAAGATAGTACGAACTCAAAAAGAACTGAACTGCCCTAGACAGAACATCTGTGATTGTCCACTAGCGGCGGCTGTCATCGTACCTCTGAAGTGTCAGGGTGAAGTGGTGGGAACCATGAAACTGTATGAGACAAAGGATGGACAGCTTTCATCGGATCTTATTCGCTTAGCTATTGGGATGGCAGAGCTTCTGGGGATTCAAATCGAACTAGCAGAGCTTGACCACCAAGCAAAACTGGCTGCGGAAGCACAGTTGAATGCATTGCAGGCCCAAATCAATCCCCATTTCTTTTTCAACGTACTCAATACCATAATTGCCACCAGCCGTACCAGCCCTAATCGTTCGCGACGGTTGTTGATTCATCTTGCGGAATTTTTCCGTAAGGCCCTCAAATCCCACGGCAGCTTGATCACTCTGCGGGAGGAAATGAGTTTTGTAAAAACCTATTTAATTCTCGAGAAAGCTCGCTTTGGGCGTAAGCTCCATTTTAAAGGAGAGATTCCCGAAGAGCTCATGAATGCATTGGTCCCACGCTTAAGCATTCAACCCCTTGTGGAAAACGCTGTCAAACATGGGATTACGGAGAAAATCGGCAATGGAGTCGTTTCCGTGAAAGTGGAGCAAATAGGTCAGGAACTTTATATTATTGTGGCAGATGATGGAGTGGGAATACAGCCGGAACGTTTGCAAGAAGTGCTAAAGCCCGGTGTCGGCTCAGGTAATGGAGTGGGTATGGCTAATGTCCATGAACGTTTAATTGGACATTACGGTGAAGAATATGGCTTACAAATTCGGAGTCAACCTAATATAGGGACGACGGTGACCATGCATTTGCCCTTAACGACTATAGAAGATGGAGGTCTGCTATGATCCCGGGAGTCGATATCGTAGAAATTCAGCGCTTTGCTAAAGCCTGTGAGCGAACACCCAAACTTCGGGAGCGATTGTTTACATCTCGTGAGATTGAGAGTTTACAACATAAAGCGGCACCCAGTTGGGCAGCGCGTTTTGCGGGTAAAGAAGCAGTCCTTAAAGCTTTAGGAACAGGACTAAGAGGACTATCCTGGCATGATATTGAAATCCTTAGCAATGACTTGGGGGAACCTATCGTATTCCTTACGGAAAAAGCTGAGATAGTATTGCATACACGAGGAGGATCCCAGATCCGAATAAGCCTATCCCACGAGAAAGAGTACGCTGTAGGAATGGCCATACTTTTTTAGGAAGGTTATCCATTGCGTGGATAAGTCAACTAAACTCCACCTGAAGTAAGTTTCCTTTATATGGGGGTGTAGCTATGAGAGTGGTCAGTGCCCAACAAATGCGAGAACTCGAAGAAAGGGCGATTCAAGATTTTGGTATACCAAGTTTGTTGCTCATGGAAAATGCAGCTTTAGCCGTGGTCCAAGAAATACGTCAAATGCTCGAACACCGGCATATTGAATTGTCGGAGGGGAGGGCTACAGTCTTTGTAGGTAAAGGCAATAATGGAGGGGATGGATTAGCTGTTGCTCGGCATCTCCTGATCTTAGGGATGGATATAACCGTCTATTCTTTCGCCAGGGTTGAAGAATTCAAAGGTGATGCAGCTCTCAACTATAGGTTATACCAAAACACCGGAGGCAAACTTTTCACCATCGATGGAGAAAAACAGCGCAGATTGGCGAGAATCTCTCTAGCTCAGGCTGATGTGATTATAGACGCTATCTATGGGACAGGGTTTCGTGGTGCTCTGCCCAGCTTAATTGAAGAGTATGTGGAGGAAATCAATCGCGCCCAGGTACCTGTTGTCGCTGTAGATATCCCCAGTGGCGTGGAAGCGGATACGGGAAAAATCTATCGCAAGGCCATTATAGCCGATACCACGGTTACTTTTGGTCTGCCAAAGCTCGGCCATTTTTTAGGGGTAGGACCTGAATATGCAGGTCGGGTCATTGTGGACCCTATCTCGATTCCGGCACGTTATTTGGATGATGAGACTTTGACTACATTCATATTAACGGGGGATGTGCGTCAATATTTACCCATCCGCAGTCTTCAAGGGCATAAGGGGACCCACGGCCGGGGGGTTTTGGTGGCAGGTTCAGAAGGAATGACCGGTGCCGCCTTGTTAGCCGGTAAAGCCGCCCTACGATCTGGAATAGGTTTATTGCAGATGGTTGTTCCCTATGGGCTTGCGGAAGGAATGGATCTTGCTTTGATAGAGGCTACGGTTTGGGGTGCAGAAGGTGAAAAAGCCCTCAATGGCAATGCTTGGTCTGTGATTTATGAACGAGCTGAAAAGGCCCAGGCATTAGCCATAGGTCCGGGATTAGGACAAGATCCCGAGTTGCTGCTGGTTTTAGAGGAAGTTCTACGCAATCTTTCCCTTCCCGTAATTCTCGATGCCGATGCATTGAATATTTTAGCCAAGGAACCAGGAATTTTGGGTTGGCGTCAGGGGCGGGGACCCTTGATCCTTACTCCCCATCCCGGAGAAATGGCTCGTCTGTGTGGGTGTACAACGGAAGAAGTTCAAGCTAATCGGCTTGAACTAGCCATAAGTAAGGCTGTAGAATGGGAGAGCATTATTATCCTCAAAGGGGCTATTACCATTATTGCCGCCCCGGACGGACGAGCATTCCTTAATCCTACCGGTAATCCAGGATTAGGAACCGGAGGGACGGGGGATGTACTTACAGGAAGTATTTTAGCCTGGTTGGCTCAAGGGGTAGAACCCTTAGCTGCAGCCTGTTTGGGAGTGTATCTTCATGGTAAGGCAGCAGATCAATTGACCGGCGAATTCGGCTTAAGCGGATATACGGCCGGTGAGGTGGCTGATCAGCTGCCCAAGGCACGGAGAAGTTTGGAAAATAATCATTAAGGAGGGCACCATGGAAAATATACGGCCGGTTTGGACAGAAATCAATTTACAAGCTCTGCAGAGGAATTATGACCGGATTCAGGCATTGACCCAAAGTGAAATCATGCCGATAGTCAAAGCCGATGCATACGGACATGGAGCCTCACAGGTAGTAGAAGTATTTTATAAAAAAGGTGCTCGTCGTTTTGGGGTTGCTTTATTGGATGAAGCCTTAGAGCTTAAGAAGGCGTATCCGGATATAAAGGTGATGCTCATCGGTTCTTTGCCCATGGAATCCTTAGCAACAATCATTAAAGAAGATATTATCTGCGGGGTGTATCGGTTAGAGCAAGCGGTACTCTTGTCGGAAGAAGCTAAGAGACAAGGCAAGAAGGCGGTAATTCATCTTAAGGTGGATACAGGAATGGGGCGTATTGGCTTTAGAGAAGAGGATTGGGAGGAACTTTTCGACTGTACCAAGCTGCCTAGTCTTTACATAGAGGGAATCTATACCCACTTTGCCACGGCTGATCATGGAGATTTAAGGTTTGCCCGAGAGCAATTGAAGGAGTTTTTGGCGATTTGTGACAGAATCAAAGCACAAGGAGTCCATATACCCATCCGACATGCGGCCAACAGTGGAGCTCTGCTGCAGATGCCGGAGGCCCACTTGGAGATGGTGCGGCCGGGGATTATCCTTTATGGACTTCCTCCCTCCCGGCATGTGGGTAATGATATTGGCCTGGAGCCTGTACTTTCATGGAAAGCCAGAATTAGTCATATAAAGATGGTTCCCCAAGGGGAAACCATAAGCTATGGCAGGACCTTCAGAACGGCCTATCCCACCCGAGTGGCGACGATTCCCATTGGCTATGCTGATGGTCTGCGCCGAAGTCTGTCCAATAAGGGTGAAGTTTTAATTAAAGGCAGAAGAACGACCATGATCGGGAGAATCTGTATGGATCAGACTATGCTGG
Coding sequences within it:
- the eam gene encoding glutamate 2,3-aminomutase, which encodes MAVEFLPPNPRQASQARALELKQKAQSYNKCKETIPCGLALSEEYNENRDFILDQLDAGLEHWQDWKWQLKNRIQDAENLSTLLPLTPKQRHEIDEVGKIYRWAVSPYYLSLIDKDDPRDPIRLQSLPSMEEILDDSGEVDPMGEEYTSPAPSITRRYPDRLIINVTNLCAMYCRHCQRRRNIGEIDLHETRANLEAALDYVRSNPEIRDVLVTGGDALLLSDQMLDWLLGELHEIKHVEIKRIGTRVPVTLPMRITDELCAVLEKYPPLYINTQFNHPKEVTEETKKAADRLIKAGVILGNQAVLLKGINDRPEIMKRLNQELLKIRVRPYYIFHAKNVKGTSHFIPRIQDGLKIMENLRGYTSGLAIPTYIINAPGGGGKTPILPQYLISLNDDEAVIRTWEGKVVHYPNH
- the alr gene encoding alanine racemase; the protein is MENIRPVWTEINLQALQRNYDRIQALTQSEIMPIVKADAYGHGASQVVEVFYKKGARRFGVALLDEALELKKAYPDIKVMLIGSLPMESLATIIKEDIICGVYRLEQAVLLSEEAKRQGKKAVIHLKVDTGMGRIGFREEDWEELFDCTKLPSLYIEGIYTHFATADHGDLRFAREQLKEFLAICDRIKAQGVHIPIRHAANSGALLQMPEAHLEMVRPGIILYGLPPSRHVGNDIGLEPVLSWKARISHIKMVPQGETISYGRTFRTAYPTRVATIPIGYADGLRRSLSNKGEVLIKGRRTTMIGRICMDQTMLDVTKVPDVQMGDEVTLLGTDGYERIDATEMAGWLNTINYEIVCGISKRVPRIYIK
- a CDS encoding VOC family protein, whose amino-acid sequence is MSEKKMFQGLAHIGIKSMNMDQAAAFYSEVLGFELLERIKPGDVELIFMKCGETVVELIEINDQKKFEDGVVNHLALRVEDIFQAVAWLKEHHVECINAEPREMEGGRYNFFFRGPSGEKLELFQE
- a CDS encoding DVU0298 family protein, whose amino-acid sequence is MEKMEEILLERNWRELEELVLVGNKKATRSLVNRIYIKDGLGFWRAVEALGVAAALEEKQKKDSSVELVRRYFWSLNEESGGNAWNASEAIGSIMAHNPKECGHFNWMYANLLEDESLQEGVLWGLLNLSINAPEVVDPLVERVYPFLKAQDVSQRGLAVWIFTLMKAYPLAEERWEIGEELHKVLVQDKEVAEIYLEGNYYHFSISELLGKEILTFHAREYEQEDFTWNISVASSQKGLCWVGLGTPEKEEAEIRSWAQKRAPKALIIPRALPNQKIMEQLEEYFSGDRQEFALPLDPRGTDFQLKVWEELRRIPYGETCSYGEIAQNVGNPKGPRAVGLANNKNPMAIITPCHRVVGKKGDLVGYASGLDYKVRLLNWEAAHRHK
- a CDS encoding bifunctional ADP-dependent NAD(P)H-hydrate dehydratase/NAD(P)H-hydrate epimerase, giving the protein MRVVSAQQMRELEERAIQDFGIPSLLLMENAALAVVQEIRQMLEHRHIELSEGRATVFVGKGNNGGDGLAVARHLLILGMDITVYSFARVEEFKGDAALNYRLYQNTGGKLFTIDGEKQRRLARISLAQADVIIDAIYGTGFRGALPSLIEEYVEEINRAQVPVVAVDIPSGVEADTGKIYRKAIIADTTVTFGLPKLGHFLGVGPEYAGRVIVDPISIPARYLDDETLTTFILTGDVRQYLPIRSLQGHKGTHGRGVLVAGSEGMTGAALLAGKAALRSGIGLLQMVVPYGLAEGMDLALIEATVWGAEGEKALNGNAWSVIYERAEKAQALAIGPGLGQDPELLLVLEEVLRNLSLPVILDADALNILAKEPGILGWRQGRGPLILTPHPGEMARLCGCTTEEVQANRLELAISKAVEWESIIILKGAITIIAAPDGRAFLNPTGNPGLGTGGTGDVLTGSILAWLAQGVEPLAAACLGVYLHGKAADQLTGEFGLSGYTAGEVADQLPKARRSLENNH
- a CDS encoding holo-ACP synthase, which codes for MIPGVDIVEIQRFAKACERTPKLRERLFTSREIESLQHKAAPSWAARFAGKEAVLKALGTGLRGLSWHDIEILSNDLGEPIVFLTEKAEIVLHTRGGSQIRISLSHEKEYAVGMAILF
- a CDS encoding TIGR01212 family radical SAM protein (This family includes YhcC from E. coli K-12, an uncharacterized radical SAM protein.), with amino-acid sequence MNRGREEKLNFNWQNGDKRYYTLNQHLRDVFGDKVFKVSLDAGFTCPNRDGRVGRGGCIYCSARGSGDFAGQAEKSIHEQFCEIKQVMSRKWSGAKYLAYFQAYTNTYAPLKRLQEVYEQALAEEGVVGLSIATRPDCLPAEVLDYLEELNQRTYLWVELGLQSIHDRTMEWVGRGHTFEDFLQGLDKLRQRKIRVCAHLIYGLPGETLEDMLSSAQTLAKLDVQGLKLHLLHVLRGTPLAKIYEENPFPLLSQDEYVHLICDTLERLPAQMVIHRLTGDAPRKDLIAPLWSLKKWEILNAIDQELESRGTWQGKKRDNKNG
- a CDS encoding TrkA C-terminal domain-containing protein; the encoded protein is MEYNARYQEIAIDIAHSIVMGEYREGEKIHGRSTLAGRYNVSPETIRRSIAILQTMGVVMVSQGVGITVISKSMAEKFMRGFDQKAEIQVYFDELKKLMEQRREIDQKIDAHLTKIVNYTDRLASRWMDVAEIEIAKGSGAKGKTLSDLKLREKTGLTVVAVVREGIEQFSPGAEFVLDDGDILLVVGSEQGKEKLQEILR
- a CDS encoding histidine kinase; amino-acid sequence: MIFQSLVILGVELMLVLVTSQMKLLIPFLIGNTLFLLYHLNLEYKKAARQATERNAELSFKIANQTLPYLRRGLNEQNAEYIAKIIQEIGQVAAVSITDREKQLAYLGVGCDQHHPGDKILTRATRDVIQSGVYKIVRTQKELNCPRQNICDCPLAAAVIVPLKCQGEVVGTMKLYETKDGQLSSDLIRLAIGMAELLGIQIELAELDHQAKLAAEAQLNALQAQINPHFFFNVLNTIIATSRTSPNRSRRLLIHLAEFFRKALKSHGSLITLREEMSFVKTYLILEKARFGRKLHFKGEIPEELMNALVPRLSIQPLVENAVKHGITEKIGNGVVSVKVEQIGQELYIIVADDGVGIQPERLQEVLKPGVGSGNGVGMANVHERLIGHYGEEYGLQIRSQPNIGTTVTMHLPLTTIEDGGLL
- a CDS encoding tautomerase family protein, with product MPMIHFDGPVLTMDQKRSLIHGISQAASQATGLPMASFTVVLDEHEYSNFGIGGEVLVESNFWNKVKEIKD